Proteins from a single region of Phycisphaeraceae bacterium D3-23:
- a CDS encoding response regulator, with protein sequence MPNRRPVNIIAIDDDEMILRLLEKQLAEPHASLKVGQVSTFTDASEALAHMPGSGPIAILCDIDMPDGTGLDWLTDLIRMDVGPVLMLTASGSEQEAAEAFRGGASDYLTKGDVMRPDGQLHLAIADALAGTSCRSATRNTPRPCARPTTSCSLRTNG encoded by the coding sequence ATGCCGAACCGAAGACCCGTCAACATCATTGCGATCGACGACGACGAGATGATTCTCCGTCTGCTCGAGAAGCAGTTGGCCGAGCCGCACGCGTCGCTAAAGGTTGGGCAGGTGTCCACGTTTACCGACGCGTCGGAGGCGCTCGCGCACATGCCGGGGAGTGGGCCGATCGCGATCCTGTGTGATATCGATATGCCTGACGGGACGGGATTGGACTGGCTGACCGACCTGATCCGGATGGATGTTGGGCCGGTGCTGATGCTGACGGCGTCGGGCAGCGAGCAGGAGGCGGCCGAGGCGTTCCGCGGGGGCGCGTCGGACTACCTGACCAAGGGCGATGTCATGCGTCCCGACGGGCAGCTGCACCTGGCGATCGCCGATGCGCTGGCCGGTACAAGCTGTCGCAGCGCAACAAGGAATACGCCAAGGCCCTGCGCGAGACCAACCACGAGCTGCAGCTTAAGAACGAACGGCTGA
- a CDS encoding alcohol dehydrogenase catalytic domain-containing protein, whose product MRAIVLKDAGAAFDPGFADPSPPAGEVLIAPTRLCAGAADVALVQDAADGRDAFTGVMGHAFVGVVEAVGKGVDKANLGRRVVGEINCVCGACDLCRAGLKEHCRRRTVLGRVGRDGCFAERFALPAINLHTVPENVDDDGAVFAGLVASAYQILRQLTIQGRPYLTVLGDGPLGLVCAQVLSRLNATVRCIGHHEAKLALCEKWGVKHRPLADVGLRQDQDIVVDCTGKAAGLATAMAMVRPRGTVVLKSLPLRPTAADVSIDLSPIVRDEVSVVGSRCGPMGAALEALSAGDVDVVSLISRRMKLADGAGVLEAAAKPGALAVLMEV is encoded by the coding sequence ATGCGTGCGATTGTGTTGAAGGATGCCGGGGCCGCGTTTGATCCGGGTTTCGCGGACCCCAGCCCCCCCGCCGGCGAGGTGTTGATTGCGCCGACGCGGCTGTGTGCCGGCGCGGCGGATGTCGCGCTGGTGCAGGACGCGGCCGATGGGCGCGATGCGTTTACGGGCGTGATGGGCCACGCGTTTGTGGGCGTCGTTGAGGCGGTGGGCAAGGGCGTGGACAAAGCCAACCTCGGGCGTCGCGTCGTGGGCGAGATCAATTGTGTTTGCGGCGCGTGCGACCTTTGCCGGGCGGGCTTGAAGGAACACTGCCGCAGGCGGACGGTGCTGGGGCGCGTTGGGCGGGATGGCTGTTTCGCGGAGCGGTTTGCGCTGCCGGCGATCAATCTGCACACCGTGCCGGAGAACGTGGACGACGACGGCGCGGTGTTCGCAGGGTTGGTGGCGTCGGCGTATCAGATCCTTCGGCAGCTGACGATCCAGGGTCGGCCATACCTGACGGTGCTGGGCGATGGGCCTTTGGGTCTGGTTTGTGCGCAGGTGCTGAGCCGGCTGAACGCGACGGTGCGGTGTATCGGGCACCACGAAGCAAAGCTCGCGCTGTGCGAGAAATGGGGTGTGAAGCATCGGCCGTTGGCGGATGTTGGATTGCGTCAGGACCAGGACATCGTGGTCGACTGCACGGGGAAGGCGGCGGGTTTGGCGACGGCGATGGCGATGGTTCGGCCGCGCGGGACGGTGGTGCTCAAGTCGCTGCCCCTCCGCCCCACCGCTGCCGATGTTTCGATTGACTTATCGCCGATCGTGCGTGACGAGGTCAGCGTGGTGGGCAGCCGCTGCGGGCCGATGGGTGCGGCGCTGGAGGCGTTGTCGGCCGGGGACGTGGATGTGGTGAGTTTGATCAGCAGGCGGATGAAGCTGGCGGACGGCGCGGGGGTGTTGGAGGCCGCGGCGAAGCCGGGCGCGTTGGCGGTTTTGATGGAGGTGTAG
- a CDS encoding undecaprenyl-diphosphate phosphatase, whose protein sequence is MTWWQAIILGIVEGLTEYLPVSSTGHLILASWALGLSDGSASSERAINSFNIVIQAGAIAAVLGLYRARVVQMCRGILGKDADGRRLAINLVIAFLPAAVLGPLLNDTIEQALFKPWPVIGALFVGAWLMLAVAWNQKLLEGRSNLEIEDINWRIALLIGFGQCIAMWPGTSRSMMTIVAALMLGLRAKAAAEFSFLLGLITLSAATCYSGVRGGTEIIEEIGWMPLFIGFLAATFSAALAVKWFVGFLTKHGLAPFGWYRLALAVGLGLLIYTGIMEMK, encoded by the coding sequence ATGACCTGGTGGCAGGCCATCATCCTCGGCATCGTCGAAGGGCTCACCGAGTACCTCCCGGTCAGCTCGACCGGCCACCTGATCCTCGCGTCCTGGGCGCTCGGGCTCAGCGACGGCAGCGCGTCTTCGGAGCGCGCGATCAACAGCTTCAACATCGTCATCCAGGCCGGCGCGATCGCCGCCGTCCTCGGGCTCTACCGCGCACGCGTCGTGCAGATGTGCCGCGGCATCCTCGGCAAAGACGCCGACGGCCGACGGCTCGCCATCAACCTCGTCATCGCGTTCCTCCCCGCGGCCGTGCTCGGGCCGCTGCTCAACGACACGATCGAGCAGGCGCTCTTCAAGCCCTGGCCCGTCATCGGTGCGCTGTTCGTCGGTGCCTGGCTCATGCTCGCCGTCGCGTGGAACCAGAAGCTCCTGGAAGGGCGGTCCAACCTCGAGATCGAAGACATCAACTGGCGCATCGCGCTACTCATCGGCTTTGGACAGTGCATCGCGATGTGGCCCGGCACAAGCCGGAGCATGATGACCATCGTCGCCGCGCTCATGCTCGGCCTACGCGCCAAGGCCGCCGCCGAATTCAGCTTCCTCCTCGGGCTCATCACCCTCAGCGCCGCCACCTGCTACTCCGGCGTCCGCGGGGGCACCGAGATCATCGAGGAGATCGGCTGGATGCCGCTCTTCATCGGATTCCTCGCCGCAACCTTCTCCGCCGCGCTCGCTGTCAAATGGTTCGTCGGGTTCCTCACCAAGCACGGCCTCGCGCCGTTCGGCTGGTACCGCCTCGCGCTCGCCGTCGGGCTCGGGCTCCTCATCTACACCGGCATCATGGAAATGAAATAG